The proteins below come from a single Streptomyces sp. B3I8 genomic window:
- a CDS encoding polyprenol monophosphomannose synthase, with translation MNDGEGTPEAGAQGRRFGPLGTALVIIPTYNEAENIRAIVGRVREAVPEAHVLVADDNSPDGTGKLADELAAEDDHVQVLHRKGKEGLGAAYLAGFRWGMEHDYGVLIEMDADGSHQPEELPRLLTALKNADLVLGSRWVPGGRVVNWPRSREIISRGGSLYSRLALDLPLRDITGGYRAFRRETLEGLGLDEVASQGYCFQVDLARRAVKAGYHVVEVPITFVEREFGDSKMSRDILVEALWRVTSWGVGERVGRLTGRTEPKQPD, from the coding sequence GTGAACGACGGCGAGGGGACCCCCGAGGCGGGAGCCCAGGGAAGACGGTTCGGCCCGCTCGGCACGGCCTTGGTGATCATCCCCACCTACAACGAGGCGGAGAACATCCGGGCCATCGTCGGCCGGGTGCGGGAGGCCGTTCCCGAGGCGCACGTCCTCGTGGCCGACGACAACAGCCCCGACGGCACCGGCAAGCTGGCCGACGAACTGGCCGCCGAGGACGACCACGTCCAGGTGCTGCACCGCAAGGGCAAGGAAGGCCTCGGCGCCGCCTACCTCGCGGGCTTCCGCTGGGGCATGGAGCACGACTACGGCGTGCTGATCGAGATGGACGCCGACGGCTCGCACCAGCCTGAGGAGCTGCCCCGGCTGCTCACCGCGCTGAAGAACGCGGACCTGGTGCTCGGCTCCCGCTGGGTGCCCGGCGGCCGCGTGGTCAACTGGCCCCGCTCCCGCGAGATCATCTCCCGCGGCGGCAGCCTCTACTCCCGGCTCGCCCTCGACCTGCCGCTGCGCGACATCACCGGCGGTTACCGCGCGTTCCGCCGCGAGACCCTGGAGGGCCTCGGCCTCGACGAGGTGGCCTCCCAGGGCTACTGCTTCCAGGTCGACCTCGCCCGCCGCGCGGTCAAGGCCGGCTACCACGTGGTCGAGGTGCCCATCACCTTCGTCGAGCGGGAGTTCGGCGACTCCAAGATGAGCCGCGACATCCTGGTGGAGGCCCTGTGGCGGGTCACCTCCTGGGGCGTGGGGGAGAGGGTCGGCCGGCTCACCGGGCGCACGGAACCGAAGCAGCCCGACTGA
- a CDS encoding SCO1431 family membrane protein, translating to MTALSATAARLNARTGGPKDDRPPYLEHALGWILVVVLAMLVTQLGLL from the coding sequence ATGACCGCACTGTCTGCCACCGCCGCACGCCTGAACGCCCGCACCGGCGGGCCGAAGGACGACCGCCCCCCGTACCTCGAGCACGCCCTCGGCTGGATCCTCGTCGTCGTCCTCGCGATGCTCGTCACGCAGCTCGGCCTGCTCTGA
- a CDS encoding YitT family protein codes for MPPERRRLVRRLIQLYAGLTLYGVSSALLVTAGLGMEPWGVLHQGLAERSGFTIGEVTIAVGAVVLLLWIPLRQRPGLGTVSNVFAIGLAMDATLAVLPPVHALWLRIPMTATGVVLNGLATGLYIAARFGPGPRDGLMTGLHTRTGRSIRLLRTAIEVVVVATGFALGGTVGVGTVLYALAIGPLAQFFLRLCAVPSSLPGGTMVAGGKPRRTILRR; via the coding sequence GTGCCGCCGGAGCGCCGTCGTCTCGTGCGTCGGCTGATCCAGCTCTACGCCGGCCTGACGCTGTACGGCGTGAGCTCCGCCCTGCTCGTGACGGCGGGCCTGGGGATGGAGCCGTGGGGTGTGCTGCACCAAGGGCTCGCGGAGCGGTCCGGTTTCACCATCGGCGAGGTGACGATCGCGGTGGGCGCCGTGGTGCTGCTGCTGTGGATCCCGCTGCGCCAGCGCCCGGGGCTCGGCACCGTCTCGAACGTCTTCGCGATCGGTCTGGCCATGGACGCGACGCTCGCCGTGCTGCCCCCGGTGCACGCGCTGTGGCTGCGGATCCCGATGACGGCCACCGGCGTGGTCCTCAACGGGCTGGCCACCGGCCTGTACATCGCCGCCCGCTTCGGGCCGGGCCCGCGCGACGGGCTGATGACGGGGCTGCACACCCGCACGGGCCGGTCGATCCGGCTGCTGCGGACCGCCATCGAGGTCGTGGTCGTGGCCACCGGCTTCGCCCTGGGCGGCACCGTAGGTGTGGGCACCGTGCTCTACGCGCTGGCCATCGGGCCGCTGGCACAGTTCTTCCTGCGACTGTGCGCCGTCCCGTCGTCACTCCCGGGCGGCACCATGGTCGCCGGAGGGAAACCGCGGCGGACCATACTGCGGCGGTGA
- the fxsA gene encoding FxsA family membrane protein, producing the protein MTSGASSPTYPARPRRSRLRTLLPLGVAAWLVLEIWLLLLVADAAGGLAVFLLLVAGLVGGAAVVKRAGRRAFANLSESLQRGAPPQSGGANGLTMLAGLLIMLPGLLSDVVGLLLLVPPVQKAVSAYTERTIDRKLRAAVPGALGDAFQQARMRQPDGKVVPGEVVRDDGPGNPHDADGDRPPLTG; encoded by the coding sequence ATGACGTCTGGTGCTTCGAGTCCCACGTACCCGGCCCGACCCCGCCGCTCGCGCCTGCGCACCCTCCTGCCGCTCGGCGTCGCCGCGTGGCTGGTGCTGGAGATCTGGCTGCTCCTGCTGGTCGCGGACGCCGCCGGGGGGCTCGCGGTCTTCCTGCTGCTGGTCGCCGGGCTCGTGGGCGGCGCGGCGGTCGTCAAACGGGCCGGGCGCAGGGCGTTCGCCAACCTCAGCGAGTCGCTGCAGCGCGGCGCGCCTCCGCAGAGCGGCGGTGCCAACGGCCTGACGATGCTGGCCGGTCTGCTGATCATGCTGCCCGGCCTGCTCTCCGACGTGGTGGGACTGCTGCTGCTCGTCCCGCCGGTCCAGAAGGCCGTGAGCGCGTACACGGAACGCACGATCGACCGCAAGCTGCGCGCCGCGGTCCCGGGGGCGCTCGGTGACGCGTTCCAGCAGGCTCGGATGCGGCAGCCCGACGGGAAGGTGGTGCCGGGTGAGGTCGTCCGGGACGACGGTCCCGGCAACCCGCACGACGCCGACGGCGATCGGCCGCCGCTCACGGGCTGA
- a CDS encoding RNA polymerase-binding protein RbpA → MSERALRGTRLVVTSYETDRGIDLAPRQAVEYACEKGHRFEMPFSVEAEIPPEWECKVCGAQALLVDGDGPEEKKAKPARTHWDMLMERRTREELEEVLEERLAVLRSGAMNIAVHPRDSRKSA, encoded by the coding sequence ATGAGTGAGCGAGCTCTTCGCGGCACGCGCCTCGTGGTGACCAGCTACGAGACGGACCGCGGCATCGACCTGGCCCCCCGCCAGGCCGTGGAGTACGCATGCGAGAAGGGGCATCGATTCGAGATGCCCTTCTCGGTCGAGGCGGAGATCCCGCCGGAGTGGGAGTGCAAGGTCTGCGGGGCCCAGGCACTCCTGGTGGACGGTGACGGCCCGGAGGAGAAGAAGGCCAAGCCCGCCCGTACGCACTGGGACATGCTGATGGAACGGCGCACCCGCGAGGAGCTCGAAGAGGTCCTCGAGGAGCGGCTGGCCGTCCTGCGGTCCGGTGCGATGAACATCGCGGTTCATCCGCGGGACAGCCGCAAGTCCGCGTGA
- a CDS encoding peptidase C39 family protein, which translates to MTGPSQPSRRTLLTAAVAVAAAAGAATPAVAVPSHRPTRTKPARTVDHHAWTSPTDWRSGTSKGTRAVAGARPGLVLDIPAGRTDYADPHTGRTSTWDYATWTSPAHTLSVPATEVIASWNAHTPAGTWIQTELSGRYSDGTDTPWYVMGRWAAGDEDIRRTSVDGQSDGRSSVWTDTFAIDDAASGLRLASYRLRLTLYRVPGTRKTPTVWRLGAMGSDVPDRFTVPASTPGHAGELRVPRYSQEIHKGQYPQYDNGGEAWCSPTSSQMIVEYWGRRPTAGQLAWVDPSYADPQVCHAARYTFDYQYEGCGNWPFNAAYAATYPDMQGVVTRLTSLTDVETLVAAGIPVITSQSFLKEELTGAGYGTSGHLMTVIGFTADGDVIANDPAAPSDAEVRRVYRRREFENIWLRTKRYDANGQVKSGSGGVCYLYFPARPTSDGRRALASVGVE; encoded by the coding sequence GAACGAAGCCCGCACGCACCGTGGATCACCACGCCTGGACCTCCCCCACCGACTGGCGCTCCGGCACGTCCAAGGGCACCCGCGCCGTCGCCGGCGCCCGTCCCGGCCTGGTGCTCGACATCCCCGCGGGCCGCACCGACTACGCCGACCCGCACACCGGCCGCACCTCCACCTGGGACTACGCCACCTGGACCTCCCCGGCCCACACCCTCTCCGTGCCCGCCACCGAGGTCATCGCCTCCTGGAACGCGCACACCCCGGCCGGCACCTGGATCCAGACCGAGCTGTCGGGCCGCTACTCCGACGGCACGGACACGCCCTGGTACGTGATGGGCCGCTGGGCGGCGGGCGACGAGGACATCCGCCGCACCTCCGTCGACGGCCAGAGCGACGGCCGGAGCAGCGTCTGGACCGACACCTTCGCCATCGACGACGCCGCGAGCGGACTGCGGCTGGCCTCCTACCGGCTGCGCCTCACCCTGTACCGCGTCCCCGGCACCCGGAAGACCCCCACCGTGTGGCGGCTCGGCGCCATGGGCTCCGACGTCCCCGACCGCTTCACGGTGCCGGCCTCCACGCCGGGGCACGCCGGAGAACTCCGCGTCCCGCGCTACTCGCAGGAGATCCACAAGGGCCAGTACCCGCAGTACGACAACGGCGGCGAGGCCTGGTGCAGCCCGACCTCCTCCCAGATGATCGTCGAGTACTGGGGCCGCCGGCCCACCGCCGGGCAACTGGCCTGGGTGGATCCGTCGTACGCCGACCCCCAGGTCTGCCACGCGGCCCGGTACACCTTCGACTACCAGTACGAGGGCTGCGGCAACTGGCCGTTCAACGCGGCCTACGCGGCCACCTACCCGGACATGCAGGGCGTGGTGACCCGGCTGACCTCGCTCACCGATGTGGAGACGCTGGTCGCGGCGGGCATCCCGGTCATCACCTCGCAGTCCTTCCTCAAGGAGGAGCTCACGGGAGCCGGCTACGGCACCTCCGGGCACCTGATGACCGTGATCGGCTTCACCGCCGACGGCGACGTGATCGCCAACGACCCCGCGGCGCCGAGCGACGCCGAGGTGCGCCGCGTCTACCGGCGACGCGAGTTCGAGAACATCTGGCTGCGCACCAAGCGCTACGACGCGAACGGCCAGGTCAAGAGCGGTTCGGGCGGGGTGTGCTACCTGTACTTCCCGGCCCGTCCGACATCGGACGGGCGGCGCGCCCTGGCGAGCGTCGGGGTCGAGTGA
- a CDS encoding glycerophosphodiester phosphodiesterase codes for MTTAIRHPYLDHRGPLAFAHRGGAAGGLENTAAQFRRAVTAGYRYLETDVHATADGRLVAFHDATLDRMTEGAGRIADLPWAEVARARVAGGEPVPLFEDLLAEFPDVRWNVDCKAESALFPLLGLLGRTGAWDRVCVGSFSEARVARAQRLAGPRLATSYGTRGVLGLRLRSWGLPAAVRGSAVAAQVPERQAGVPVVDARFVRTAHALGLQVHVWTVNEAERMHRLLDLGVDGIMTDHLDTLRAVLEERGAWA; via the coding sequence GTGACCACCGCGATACGCCACCCCTACCTCGACCACCGCGGACCGCTCGCCTTCGCCCACCGGGGCGGGGCCGCCGGCGGCCTGGAGAACACCGCCGCCCAGTTCCGGCGGGCGGTGACGGCCGGCTACCGCTACCTGGAGACGGACGTGCACGCCACGGCCGACGGCCGGCTCGTCGCGTTCCACGACGCGACCCTGGACCGGATGACCGAAGGCGCCGGCCGGATCGCCGACCTCCCCTGGGCCGAGGTGGCCCGCGCACGTGTGGCGGGCGGCGAACCGGTACCCCTCTTCGAGGATTTGCTGGCGGAGTTCCCCGACGTCCGTTGGAACGTCGACTGCAAGGCGGAGTCCGCCCTGTTCCCCCTGCTCGGTCTCCTCGGGCGCACCGGCGCCTGGGACCGGGTGTGCGTGGGCTCGTTCTCCGAGGCGCGGGTGGCCAGGGCGCAGCGGCTGGCCGGGCCCCGGCTGGCGACGTCGTACGGCACGCGGGGCGTGCTCGGCCTGCGGCTGCGTTCCTGGGGGCTGCCCGCCGCCGTCCGCGGTTCGGCGGTCGCGGCCCAGGTGCCCGAGCGGCAGGCGGGGGTGCCCGTGGTCGACGCCCGGTTCGTGCGGACCGCGCACGCGCTGGGGCTGCAGGTGCACGTGTGGACGGTGAACGAGGCGGAACGCATGCACCGGCTGCTGGACCTCGGCGTCGACGGCATCATGACCGATCACCTCGACACGCTGCGAGCGGTCCTGGAGGAACGGGGCGCCTGGGCCTGA
- a CDS encoding amidohydrolase, whose translation MSERTPDPQTVLLRRGEVHSPADPFATAMVVERGRVAWVGSEGAADAFADGVDEIVDLDGALVTPAFTDAHVHTTATGLALTGLDLSAAPTLRAALDLVRDFAAARPADRVLLGHGWDAARWPDGRPPARAELDEATGGRPLYLSRIDVHSAVVTTALLDLVPGVTGLAGYADGPLTGDAHHAVRAVALDALTPAQRDGAQRAALAHAASLGIGSLHECGGPDISSEDDFTALLRLAAGEPGPRVVGYWAEQGDEGVARARELGARGAAGDLFVDGALGSHTACLHEPYADAAHTGTAHLDAAAVTAHVVACTEAGLQAGFHAIGDAAVTTVVEGVRAAAEKAGLARVRAARHRVEHAEMLTPETVAAFAELGLTASVQPAFDALWGGEDGMYARRLGTERARTLNPFAALLRAGVPLALGSDSPVTPLDPWGTVRAAAFHRTREHRVSVRAAFTAHTRGGWRAVGRDDAGVLVPGAPADYAVWRTDELVVQAPDDRVARWSTDPRSGTPGLPDLTPGRDLPLCLRTVVGGRTVFVRPGE comes from the coding sequence ATGAGTGAGCGCACCCCCGACCCGCAGACCGTCCTCCTCCGCCGCGGCGAGGTCCACAGCCCCGCCGACCCGTTCGCGACCGCGATGGTCGTCGAACGCGGCCGGGTCGCCTGGGTCGGCTCCGAAGGCGCCGCCGACGCCTTCGCGGACGGCGTCGACGAGATCGTCGACCTCGACGGCGCACTCGTCACCCCCGCGTTCACCGACGCACATGTGCACACCACCGCCACCGGACTCGCGCTCACCGGGCTCGACCTGTCCGCCGCGCCGACCCTCCGGGCCGCCCTCGACCTGGTCCGCGACTTCGCCGCCGCCCGCCCCGCCGATCGCGTCCTGCTCGGCCACGGCTGGGACGCCGCCCGCTGGCCCGACGGCCGGCCCCCGGCCCGCGCCGAGCTCGACGAGGCCACCGGCGGCCGTCCGCTCTACCTCTCCCGCATCGACGTCCACTCCGCGGTCGTCACCACCGCCCTGCTCGACCTGGTCCCCGGCGTCACCGGCCTCGCCGGGTACGCCGACGGCCCGCTGACCGGCGACGCCCACCACGCGGTGCGCGCCGTCGCGCTGGACGCGCTGACTCCCGCCCAGCGCGACGGCGCCCAGCGGGCCGCGCTCGCGCACGCGGCCTCGCTCGGCATCGGCTCGCTCCACGAGTGCGGCGGCCCGGACATCTCCTCCGAGGACGACTTCACCGCGCTGCTCCGGCTCGCCGCCGGTGAGCCCGGCCCCCGCGTGGTGGGCTACTGGGCCGAACAGGGCGACGAAGGCGTGGCCAGGGCGCGTGAGCTGGGCGCGAGGGGAGCCGCCGGCGACCTCTTCGTCGACGGGGCCCTCGGCTCGCACACCGCCTGCCTGCACGAGCCGTACGCCGACGCCGCCCACACCGGCACCGCCCACCTGGACGCCGCCGCCGTCACCGCGCACGTCGTCGCCTGCACCGAGGCGGGGCTGCAGGCCGGGTTCCACGCCATCGGGGACGCCGCCGTCACCACGGTGGTCGAGGGCGTCCGCGCCGCCGCCGAGAAGGCCGGCCTCGCCCGCGTGCGGGCGGCCCGGCACCGCGTCGAGCACGCCGAGATGCTCACCCCCGAGACGGTCGCCGCCTTCGCCGAACTCGGCCTCACCGCCTCCGTGCAGCCCGCGTTCGACGCCCTGTGGGGCGGCGAGGACGGCATGTACGCGCGGCGGCTGGGCACCGAACGGGCCCGCACCCTCAACCCCTTCGCGGCGCTGCTGCGCGCCGGAGTGCCGCTCGCCCTCGGCTCCGACAGCCCCGTCACCCCGCTCGACCCCTGGGGCACCGTCCGCGCGGCCGCCTTCCACCGCACCCGGGAGCACCGCGTCTCGGTGCGCGCCGCCTTCACGGCACACACCCGCGGCGGCTGGCGGGCCGTCGGCCGCGACGACGCCGGCGTCCTGGTGCCCGGCGCACCCGCGGACTACGCCGTCTGGCGCACCGACGAACTGGTCGTCCAGGCTCCCGACGACCGGGTCGCCCGCTGGTCCACCGACCCGCGCTCCGGCACTCCCGGCCTGCCCGATCTGACCCCCGGCCGGGACCTGCCGCTCTGCCTGCGGACCGTGGTGGGCGGCCGGACCGTGTTCGTACGGCCGGGCGAGTGA
- a CDS encoding SDR family oxidoreductase encodes MDLSDRTVLVVGATSGIGRELARRFAAAGSTVAVAGRSPRALAELAGEGFGTVALDVTDDASVTEARDAVLARYPGLDTVVTMSGVMAMEDLRDPAHFETARWTVETNLLGTVRVLDAFTPHLVGRGAGTFVTVTSGIAFLPFPPMPSYAASKAAVHAYSEALRAQLDGTGVDVVELVPPAVATAGQEKVNPNALPLDDFLSEVMELLSQDPTPREILVKGVLGHRFAERDGTYDDLVALRSRALSMLPGREG; translated from the coding sequence GTGGATCTCTCCGACCGCACCGTCCTCGTCGTCGGCGCAACCTCCGGCATCGGACGCGAACTCGCCCGCCGCTTCGCCGCGGCGGGCAGCACCGTGGCCGTCGCCGGCCGCAGCCCGCGCGCACTCGCGGAACTCGCCGGAGAGGGCTTCGGCACGGTCGCCCTCGACGTCACCGACGACGCCTCCGTCACCGAGGCCCGGGATGCCGTGCTCGCCCGCTACCCGGGACTGGACACCGTGGTGACGATGTCAGGCGTCATGGCCATGGAGGACCTGCGCGACCCCGCGCACTTCGAGACGGCCCGTTGGACGGTGGAAACCAATCTGCTCGGCACCGTCCGGGTCCTCGACGCCTTCACCCCGCACCTGGTCGGGCGGGGCGCCGGCACCTTCGTCACCGTCACCTCCGGCATCGCGTTCCTGCCCTTCCCGCCCATGCCCAGCTACGCCGCCTCGAAGGCCGCGGTGCACGCCTACTCCGAGGCGTTGCGCGCCCAGCTCGACGGCACCGGGGTCGACGTCGTCGAACTCGTCCCGCCGGCCGTCGCCACGGCGGGCCAGGAGAAGGTGAATCCGAACGCGCTGCCGCTCGACGACTTCCTGAGCGAAGTCATGGAGCTGCTGTCGCAGGACCCCACACCCCGCGAGATTCTCGTCAAGGGGGTCCTCGGGCACCGCTTCGCCGAGCGCGACGGCACCTACGACGACCTCGTCGCCCTGCGCTCCCGGGCGCTGTCCATGCTCCCCGGCCGGGAGGGCTGA
- a CDS encoding TetR/AcrR family transcriptional regulator, giving the protein MTHSQQRDTARPRARGTDRSVARRAELIAIGRTLFSDTSYDALSMDDIARHAQVAKGLIYYYFQSKRGYYLAIIQDSVAGLVTRAAEGQDLPPAQRLHRTLDGYLRYAEHNQAAYRAIVSGGVGFDTEVQEIRDGVREAMIEAIAESTYGRKETAPLARMGLLGWLCSVEGTTLDWIDRPGLPRDTLRELLAKMLGGTLRAIEELDPAYPAPAAAHRGGATRG; this is encoded by the coding sequence TTGACGCACAGTCAGCAGCGCGACACCGCACGCCCCCGGGCGCGCGGGACCGACCGTTCCGTGGCGCGCCGCGCCGAACTCATCGCCATCGGGCGGACGTTGTTCTCCGACACGTCCTACGACGCGCTCTCGATGGACGACATCGCCCGGCACGCGCAGGTGGCCAAGGGGCTGATCTACTACTACTTCCAGTCCAAGCGCGGCTACTACCTGGCGATCATCCAGGACTCGGTCGCGGGCCTCGTCACGCGTGCCGCCGAGGGGCAGGATCTGCCGCCCGCACAACGGCTGCACCGCACCCTCGACGGCTACCTCCGCTACGCCGAGCACAACCAGGCCGCGTACCGCGCGATCGTCAGCGGGGGCGTCGGCTTCGACACCGAGGTGCAGGAGATACGGGACGGGGTGCGCGAGGCCATGATCGAGGCGATCGCCGAGAGCACGTACGGCCGCAAGGAGACCGCGCCGCTCGCACGGATGGGGCTGCTGGGCTGGTTGTGCAGCGTCGAGGGCACGACCCTCGACTGGATCGACCGTCCGGGTCTGCCCCGGGACACGTTGCGGGAGCTGCTGGCGAAGATGCTCGGTGGCACGCTGCGGGCCATCGAGGAGCTGGACCCGGCGTATCCGGCGCCGGCGGCGGCGCATCGGGGCGGGGCCACGCGGGGTTGA
- a CDS encoding helix-turn-helix transcriptional regulator, whose product MGGTKDDESGNRLGSYLRARRELVSPEQAGLPPGGNRRVPGLRREEVALLAGISPDYYLRLERGRDRNPSPQVLAALARVLRLDDVERTYLLGLTPARPRTPRPKRPERVPARVHELLAHLSIPAFVEGRAFDVLASNPMAVALSPRLRPGENRLRSLLLDPEEQAFQQDWERATADIVAALRTTIGDDTDNPRFVELVGELALSSGRFRTLWARHDVRTLEGGTVTVHHPVVGGLRLHRDKLPVGGVLLVVYYPDKGSDSDEKLRLLASLSETDSAEAADARPAYEESADTGFTDPGPAGTGSVGPTP is encoded by the coding sequence ATGGGTGGCACGAAGGACGACGAATCCGGCAATCGGCTCGGCAGCTATCTGCGTGCCCGGCGTGAGCTGGTCTCCCCCGAGCAGGCGGGGCTCCCGCCCGGCGGCAACCGGCGGGTGCCCGGTCTGCGCCGTGAGGAGGTCGCCCTGCTCGCCGGGATCAGTCCGGACTACTACCTGCGCCTGGAACGGGGCCGGGACCGCAATCCCTCCCCCCAGGTGCTCGCCGCCCTCGCACGCGTCCTGCGGCTCGACGACGTGGAGCGGACGTATCTACTCGGCCTCACGCCCGCCCGCCCCCGGACACCGCGTCCCAAGCGGCCCGAACGGGTGCCGGCACGGGTGCACGAGTTGCTCGCCCACCTCTCGATCCCCGCGTTCGTCGAGGGCCGTGCCTTCGACGTTCTGGCGTCCAATCCGATGGCCGTCGCGCTCTCGCCCCGGCTGCGGCCCGGCGAGAACCGGCTGCGCTCCCTGCTCCTCGACCCCGAGGAACAGGCCTTCCAGCAGGACTGGGAGAGGGCGACCGCCGACATCGTCGCCGCGCTGCGCACTACGATCGGCGACGACACCGACAACCCCCGGTTCGTCGAACTCGTGGGCGAACTGGCCCTGTCCAGCGGGCGTTTCCGCACCCTGTGGGCCCGGCACGACGTGCGCACCCTGGAGGGCGGCACGGTCACGGTCCACCACCCGGTCGTCGGCGGACTGCGCCTGCACCGCGACAAACTGCCCGTCGGCGGAGTCCTCCTCGTCGTCTACTACCCGGACAAGGGCAGTGACAGCGACGAGAAGCTGCGGCTCCTCGCCTCCCTCTCGGAAACGGATTCCGCGGAGGCCGCAGACGCGCGGCCCGCCTACGAGGAGTCCGCCGACACGGGGTTCACCGATCCGGGACCCGCCGGCACGGGGTCCGTCGGCCCGACGCCGTAG
- a CDS encoding Lrp/AsnC family transcriptional regulator, giving the protein MEELDRQIVQLLVTDGRMSYTDLGRATGLSTSAVHQRVRRLEQRGVIRGYAAVVDPEAVGLPMTAFISVKPFDPSAPDDIADRLAGVPEIEACHSVAGDENYILKVRVATPHELEELLARVRTLAGVSTRTTVVLSTPYEARPPRI; this is encoded by the coding sequence ATGGAGGAGCTGGACCGACAGATCGTGCAGCTGCTCGTCACGGACGGGCGGATGAGCTACACCGACCTGGGCAGGGCCACGGGCCTGTCCACGTCGGCCGTGCACCAGCGCGTGCGCCGGCTGGAGCAGCGCGGTGTCATCCGCGGCTACGCCGCGGTCGTCGATCCGGAGGCGGTGGGGCTGCCGATGACCGCCTTCATCTCCGTGAAGCCGTTCGACCCCAGCGCCCCCGACGACATCGCGGACAGGCTGGCCGGCGTCCCCGAGATCGAGGCGTGCCACAGCGTGGCCGGCGACGAGAACTACATCCTCAAGGTGCGCGTCGCCACGCCCCACGAACTGGAGGAGCTGCTGGCCCGCGTGCGCACCCTGGCCGGTGTCTCCACCCGCACCACGGTCGTCCTGTCGACACCGTACGAGGCCCGCCCGCCCCGCATCTGA